A window from Vanessa atalanta chromosome 16, ilVanAtal1.2, whole genome shotgun sequence encodes these proteins:
- the LOC125069909 gene encoding uncharacterized protein LOC125069909, with protein sequence MHTLNMLWCAHNEEVWLRRQKRDKNRQCMENIREMPATLFVQQFRLDKTTFEALCRELRHKTSLKGTKEIPLNVKVLCTLSFLATGSYQRIVGVSQHLAQRTASRCIRQVIDALNHSAIMEKWIKFPKTRQDRAFIKQE encoded by the exons atgcatactttaaatatgttgtgGTGTGCTCATAATGAAGAAGTGTGGCTTAGGCGGcaaaaaagagacaaaaatcGTCAGTGCATGGAAAACATACGCGAAATGCCGGCAACATTATTTGTGCAGCAATTTCGGCTAGACAAAACAACCTTTGAAGCTCTTTGTCGTGAACTCCGACACAAGACTTCGTTAAAAGGAACCAAAGAGATTCCCCTCAATGTTAAG GTATTGTGCACTCTTAGTTTCCTAGCAACAGGATCCTATCAGCGAATTGTTGGGGTTTCTCAGCATCTTGCCCAACGGACAGCTAGTCGGTGCATAAGACAAGTCATTGATGCTTTGAACCACTCTGCTATCATGGAAAAATGGATCAAGTTTCCGAAAACACGACAAGACAGAGCATTTATAAAACAAGAGTGA